DNA sequence from the Selenihalanaerobacter shriftii genome:
CGATAACTTGTCTAGTATCATCTGTTGAACAATTGTTTGAAATTATTATCTTTATATCATCAATAAGATTATTTTTATTTATATATTCTTTAATCATGTATAAATTCTTTTTTAATGACTTATCTCTATTATATGTTGGAATCAAAATCGATAGTAACATAAAACTCCCCTTTATTTTAATTCTTTTATCCAGTTAACCATATTCTTTACACCTGTAAACTTGTCTACTTTAGGTTGCCAATTTAATAGCTCTTTTGCTTTATTAATATTAGCTATAAAAACTTTTTGATCACTTTCACGCCAATCAATTTCTTGATAAATCATTTTAATACCTAATAAATCCTCCAGATAATCAAATAATTCTAATAATGAAAAACTATTATTTGCTCCACCTCCAATATTAAATAATTCTCCTCTTGCCTGATTAATGTTTTCTACAGCAGCAAAATAACAATTTATTAAGTCATCTGCATATAAAATGTCTCTAACCTGTTTGCCATTACCTGAAATTGTAAATGGCTCATCTAACTCTCCACTTTTTATTTCTAATGCTTTCTGGCAGAACCATCCAACCCAACCCTGGTCTTTGGTTGAAAATTGTCTTCCTCCAAAAATAGAAGAATGTCTAAAAACTACTGTATTCAAATCAAACATTCTGGCATAATCGAGCATATATTGATCAGCTGCTCCTTTAGAACAACCATATGGTGAATGGAAATCAAGATTTGTTTTTTCATCGAACCCGTCAGGAAAATTAACAGCTTCATATCTTTTATCATTTTCTTTGAAATCAATATATTCTAAATCACCATAAACTTTATTAGTAGATGAATAAATAACTATTGATTCTGGAGAATGCTTACGAACAGCTTCTAAAACATTAATACTTCCTTGAACATTAACTTCAAAATCCATCTGAGGATTATCTAATGAAGTAGTCATTGCAACTTGTCCAGCTAAATGAAAGATAACATCCGGTTTAATTTGCTTTATAATTCTTTCTATATCATTTTTATTTCTTATATCACCATGAATAAATCTAAATTCACCTTGTTCATTTAACCATTCTAAATTTT
Encoded proteins:
- a CDS encoding GDP-mannose 4,6-dehydratase: MKTLITGGCGFLGSNLASYALDNKYDLYILDNFYREGSAKNLEWLNEQGEFRFIHGDIRNKNDIERIIKQIKPDVIFHLAGQVAMTTSLDNPQMDFEVNVQGSINVLEAVRKHSPESIVIYSSTNKVYGDLEYIDFKENDKRYEAVNFPDGFDEKTNLDFHSPYGCSKGAADQYMLDYARMFDLNTVVFRHSSIFGGRQFSTKDQGWVGWFCQKALEIKSGELDEPFTISGNGKQVRDILYADDLINCYFAAVENINQARGELFNIGGGANNSFSLLELFDYLEDLLGIKMIYQEIDWRESDQKVFIANINKAKELLNWQPKVDKFTGVKNMVNWIKELK